The following proteins are encoded in a genomic region of Stigmatopora nigra isolate UIUO_SnigA chromosome 3, RoL_Snig_1.1, whole genome shotgun sequence:
- the ap3s2 gene encoding AP-3 complex subunit sigma-2 yields MIKAILIFNNHGKPRLIRFYQYFAEDLQQQIIRETFHLVSKRDDNVCNFLEGGSLIGGSDYKLIYRHYATLYFVFCVDSSESELGILDLIQVFVETLDKCFENVCELDLIFHMDKVHYILQEVVMGGMVLETNMNEIVAQVELQNRMEKSEGGLSAAPARAVSAVKNMNLPEIPRNINIGDINIKVPSLSPF; encoded by the exons ATGATTAAAGCTATCCTAATATTTAACAACCATGGCAAACCACGACTCATCAGATTCTATCAATACTTT GCAGAGGATTTGCAGCAGCAAATAATCCGGGAGACGTTTCATTTGGTGTCCAAACGGGATGACAATGTGTGTAATTTCTTGGAGGGTGGAAG tcTTATTGGCGGCTCCGACTACAAGTTGATATACCGTCACTACGCCACGCTCTACTTTGTCTTCTGCGTAGACTCATCTGAGAGCGAATTGGGCATTTTGGATCTCATCCAG GTCTTTGTGGAAACACTGGATAAGTGTTTTGAGAATGTCTGTGAACTGGACCTCATATTCCACATGGACAAG GTCCATTACATTCTTCAGGAGGTGGTGATGGGCGGAATGGTTCTGGAAACCAACATGAACGAGATTGTAGCTCAAGTGGAGCTGCAAAATCGCATGGAGAAGTCAGAG GGCGGTTTGTCGGCGGCACCCGCTCGCGCAGTCTCCGCCGTGAAGAACATGAACCTACCCGAGATCCCTCGTAATATCAACATCGGAGACATCAACATCAAAGTCCCCAGCCTCTCCCCGTTCTGA